From a single Nitrogeniibacter mangrovi genomic region:
- a CDS encoding NfeD family protein, with the protein MRTKTGKTPWRHWLAAWLLALAGFVLPAHAGTVRVLTVDGVIGPASAEFIIGNLNPAPDLEAVVIALDTPGGLDSSMRQIIKAILASPVPVVTYVHPEGARAASAGTFILYASHIAAMTPATNLGAASPVAMGGLPGGGGGDAPAKGDAPKAGGDTGDTIRPSLGGDTLARKATNDAIAYIRSLAELRGRNAEFAEKAVREAASLSATAALREGVIDLIAPDVPTLLARIDGRSLKLANGTHVLKTRGASIDYRSPDWRIKLLAVLANPQLAVVLMMIGFYGLFVEFTSPGFGVPGVAGAICLLLALYALQMLPINWAGVGLIVFGMILMGAEVFMPSFGVLGVGGIIAFMLGGLFLMDREAPGFGVSMPFLAGTAIAAAGLIFLAGNLLVRSRERPVTSGQESLIGSTGQIVRREDGTLWAHVQGELWQVRNPAGLADGARIRVTGLDGLILSVTTLDSDHGSPS; encoded by the coding sequence ATGCGCACGAAGACCGGGAAGACGCCTTGGCGACACTGGCTGGCCGCGTGGCTGCTGGCGCTGGCCGGTTTCGTCCTGCCGGCGCATGCCGGCACCGTGCGCGTGCTCACCGTGGACGGCGTCATCGGCCCCGCCTCGGCCGAGTTCATCATCGGCAACCTGAACCCGGCGCCGGATCTGGAGGCGGTCGTCATCGCCCTCGACACCCCCGGCGGACTCGACTCCTCCATGCGCCAGATCATCAAGGCCATCCTCGCCTCACCGGTGCCGGTCGTCACCTATGTGCATCCGGAGGGCGCGCGCGCCGCCAGCGCCGGCACCTTCATCCTCTACGCCAGCCACATCGCCGCCATGACGCCGGCGACCAATCTGGGCGCGGCCTCGCCGGTGGCGATGGGCGGCCTGCCGGGTGGCGGCGGTGGCGACGCCCCGGCCAAGGGCGACGCGCCCAAGGCCGGCGGCGACACCGGCGACACCATCCGTCCCTCGCTGGGCGGCGACACCCTGGCGCGCAAGGCCACCAACGACGCCATCGCCTACATCCGCAGCCTCGCGGAACTGCGCGGACGCAACGCCGAATTCGCCGAGAAGGCGGTACGCGAGGCGGCCAGCCTGTCGGCGACGGCAGCGCTGCGCGAAGGCGTGATCGACCTGATCGCGCCCGACGTGCCGACCCTGCTGGCGCGCATCGACGGGCGCAGCCTGAAGCTGGCCAACGGCACCCATGTGCTCAAGACCCGCGGCGCCAGCATCGACTATCGCAGCCCCGACTGGCGCATCAAGCTACTGGCCGTGCTCGCCAATCCGCAGCTGGCCGTGGTGTTGATGATGATCGGCTTCTACGGCCTGTTCGTGGAATTCACCAGCCCCGGCTTCGGGGTGCCCGGGGTGGCCGGCGCCATCTGCCTGCTGCTGGCGCTCTACGCCCTGCAGATGCTGCCGATCAACTGGGCCGGCGTGGGCCTGATCGTGTTCGGCATGATCCTCATGGGCGCCGAGGTGTTCATGCCCAGCTTCGGCGTGCTCGGCGTGGGCGGCATCATCGCCTTCATGCTCGGCGGCCTGTTCCTCATGGACCGCGAGGCGCCGGGCTTCGGCGTCTCGATGCCGTTTCTGGCCGGCACCGCCATTGCCGCCGCGGGCCTGATCTTCCTGGCCGGCAACCTGCTGGTGCGAAGCCGCGAGCGCCCGGTGACCAGCGGCCAGGAATCGCTCATCGGCAGCACCGGACAGATCGTCCGCCGCGAGGACGGCACCCTGTGGGCCCATGTGCAGGGCGAGCTGTGGCAGGTACGCAACCCGGCCGGCCTCGCGGACGGCGCGCGGATCCGGGTCACCGGCCTCGACGGCCTCATCCTCAGCGTCACCACCCTCGACAGCGACCACGGGAGCCCCTCATGA
- a CDS encoding potassium channel family protein, which produces MRVSSFFRKRRADERAAPSRARRSGQLDRILRRIVVAGLVLLLMMVIGTIGFYAIGGKGASWSDAFYMTLITLSTVGYEEVVPIDTPWDRIFTGVLSLVGFGAVTFMFTTLSVFFLEGDLDETLRRRRMEKQISKLKGHYLICGFGRVGRNVAEELDATHRPYVVIDVDEERLAAARERQPDLLYLTGDASDDDLLLAADINDAAGVFAVTDDDSRNMMIALTAKQINRATRVVARCLEVRNVPKLRKAGADMVISPDFTGGQRIAAAMLRPGVLSFMDDLVRSETAHRLEEIPVPEGFAPQSVGSLDLPGHDVVLLGIRDHRHFHFNPSPEVMIAGGQVLVVMCAPEARKTVERKILG; this is translated from the coding sequence GTGCGCGTCAGTTCGTTTTTCAGGAAGCGTCGTGCCGACGAGCGCGCGGCGCCGTCGCGCGCCCGGCGCAGCGGTCAGCTCGATCGCATCCTGCGCCGCATCGTCGTGGCCGGCCTGGTGCTGCTGCTGATGATGGTGATCGGAACCATCGGCTTCTATGCCATCGGCGGCAAGGGCGCGAGCTGGTCCGACGCCTTCTACATGACCCTCATCACCCTGTCGACGGTGGGCTACGAGGAGGTGGTGCCCATCGACACCCCCTGGGACCGCATCTTCACCGGCGTGTTGTCCCTGGTGGGCTTCGGCGCGGTCACCTTCATGTTCACCACCCTGTCGGTCTTCTTTCTCGAAGGCGATCTGGACGAGACCCTGCGGAGACGACGCATGGAAAAGCAAATCAGCAAACTCAAGGGCCACTACCTGATCTGCGGTTTCGGCCGTGTGGGGCGCAACGTCGCCGAGGAGCTGGACGCCACGCACCGCCCCTATGTGGTGATCGACGTGGACGAGGAACGCCTCGCCGCCGCCCGCGAGCGCCAGCCGGACCTGCTCTACCTGACCGGCGACGCCAGCGACGACGACCTGCTGCTGGCGGCCGACATCAACGACGCCGCCGGCGTGTTCGCGGTGACCGACGACGACAGCCGCAACATGATGATTGCGCTCACCGCCAAGCAGATCAACCGCGCCACCCGGGTGGTGGCCCGGTGCCTGGAGGTGCGCAACGTGCCCAAGCTGCGCAAGGCCGGTGCCGACATGGTGATCTCGCCCGATTTCACCGGCGGCCAGCGCATTGCCGCCGCCATGCTGCGCCCGGGGGTGCTGAGCTTCATGGACGACCTGGTGCGCTCCGAGACCGCCCACCGGCTCGAGGAGATCCCCGTGCCCGAAGGCTTCGCGCCGCAGTCGGTCGGGTCGCTGGACCTGCCCGGGCACGACGTGGTGCTGCTCGGCATCCGCGATCACCGCCACTTCCACTTCAACCCCTCGCCCGAGGTGATGATCGCCGGCGGTCAGGTGCTGGTGGTGATGTGCGCGCCCGAGGCGCGCAAGACGGTGGAGCGGAAGATCCTCGGCTAG
- a CDS encoding metal ABC transporter solute-binding protein, Zn/Mn family, producing MKHAILALTLAFALVTGAQADPALRVLTSFTILKDFAEQVGGDRVAVTTLVGFDQDAHAFDPRASDIRRISEADLVIVNGLGFDPWMARMLASARFAGPVVVASKGVTPLQAGHAPGHEDDGHAGHAHGDADPHAWLDVRNAMLYVDNIAAALAAADPAGADHYRQRASAYRARLAELDTRLRARFGALPEARRTVVTPHDAFGYFAHAYGLRFLAPAGIANEAAPSARAVAELIEQLRALKVDRVFLETLTDDRLIERIGRETGARVGGTLYADALSRRDGADTYVGLMEHDLAMLAGP from the coding sequence ATGAAACACGCGATCCTCGCCCTGACCCTGGCGTTCGCCCTGGTCACCGGCGCGCAGGCCGACCCGGCCCTGCGCGTGCTCACCTCCTTCACCATCCTCAAGGACTTCGCCGAGCAGGTGGGGGGCGATCGGGTCGCCGTCACGACGCTCGTGGGCTTCGACCAGGACGCCCATGCCTTCGACCCGCGCGCCTCGGACATCCGCCGCATCAGCGAGGCCGACCTGGTGATCGTCAACGGCCTGGGTTTCGATCCGTGGATGGCGCGGATGCTCGCCTCGGCCCGCTTTGCCGGGCCGGTCGTGGTCGCCTCGAAGGGGGTGACGCCGCTGCAGGCCGGGCACGCGCCGGGGCATGAGGACGACGGCCACGCCGGTCACGCGCACGGCGACGCCGATCCGCATGCCTGGCTCGACGTGCGCAACGCCATGCTCTACGTGGACAACATCGCCGCCGCCCTGGCCGCGGCCGACCCGGCCGGCGCCGACCACTACCGCCAGCGCGCCAGCGCCTACCGGGCCCGGCTGGCCGAGCTCGACACCCGCCTGCGCGCACGTTTCGGCGCCCTGCCCGAAGCGCGTCGCACCGTGGTCACGCCCCATGACGCCTTCGGCTATTTCGCCCACGCCTACGGGCTGCGCTTTCTCGCCCCCGCCGGCATCGCCAACGAAGCGGCGCCCTCGGCGCGCGCGGTGGCCGAGCTGATCGAACAGCTGCGGGCGCTGAAGGTGGACCGGGTGTTTCTCGAAACGCTCACCGACGACCGCCTCATCGAGCGCATCGGCCGCGAGACCGGCGCCCGGGTCGGCGGCACCCTCTACGCCGACGCGCTGTCGCGCCGCGACGGCGCCGACACCTACGTCGGCCTCATGGAGCACGACCTGGCCATGCTGGCCGGGCCCTAG
- a CDS encoding metal ABC transporter permease has product MNLLLQPFEFEFMRGALAACVALSFGAAPIGVFMLLRRMSLMGDAISHAILPGAALGYLVSGMSLGAMTLGGVTAGVAVALLAGVVARRSTLREDASLAAFYLISLAIGVLLVSVKSRNVDLLHVLFGSVLSLDRDALVLIGGIATTSLFGLALLYRPLVMECADPDFMRQAGGPGALAHLGFLLLAVLNLVAGFHALGTLMAVGVMVLPAATARLLCERLDTMLAVAVGTALLGSVGGLLASYQLDVPAGPSVVLSLGVLYMLVLSFSTLRRPRRAVADIPA; this is encoded by the coding sequence ATGAACCTGTTGCTGCAACCCTTCGAGTTCGAGTTCATGCGCGGCGCCCTGGCCGCCTGCGTCGCCCTGTCCTTCGGCGCCGCGCCCATCGGCGTGTTCATGCTGCTGCGGCGCATGAGCCTGATGGGCGACGCCATCTCCCATGCCATCCTCCCCGGCGCCGCCCTCGGCTACCTGGTCTCGGGCATGTCGCTGGGCGCGATGACGCTGGGTGGCGTGACCGCGGGGGTGGCGGTCGCGCTGCTGGCCGGCGTGGTGGCGCGGCGCTCGACCCTGCGCGAAGACGCCAGCCTCGCCGCCTTCTATCTCATCTCCCTGGCCATCGGCGTGCTGCTGGTGTCGGTCAAGAGCCGCAACGTGGACCTGCTCCATGTGCTGTTCGGCTCGGTGCTGTCGCTGGACCGCGACGCCCTGGTGCTCATCGGCGGCATCGCCACCACCTCCCTGTTCGGCCTCGCCCTGCTTTACCGGCCGCTGGTGATGGAATGCGCCGACCCGGACTTCATGCGCCAGGCCGGCGGCCCCGGCGCGCTGGCGCATCTGGGCTTCCTGCTGCTGGCGGTGCTCAACCTGGTGGCCGGCTTCCATGCCCTCGGCACCCTGATGGCGGTGGGCGTGATGGTGCTGCCCGCAGCCACCGCCCGCCTGCTGTGCGAGCGCCTCGACACCATGCTCGCGGTGGCGGTGGGCACCGCCCTGCTGGGCAGCGTCGGCGGCCTGCTCGCGAGCTACCAGCTGGACGTGCCGGCCGGCCCCTCGGTGGTGCTGTCGCTGGGCGTGCTCTACATGCTGGTCCTGAGCTTCTCCACCCTCCGGCGCCCCCGTCGCGCCGTGGCCGACATCCCCGCATGA
- a CDS encoding metal ABC transporter ATP-binding protein, which produces MSASALTLTNVAAGHDGHVSVSDVTLSVPAGAKVAVIGPNGAGKSTLLKTIAGELPAMTGQLRRCETCARMGYLPQTATVDTRFPISVYEFVAMGEWGRLGLFGRLRPAMRQRIDQALERTGLSAMARRPIGVLSGGQLQRARFARLMLQDAALLLLDEPFAGVDRPTRDALMTLIDAWHDEGRTCLVVLHDVELVRQRFEWCLSVDDGHAQLTPTAELLTLRPTPVGDAPARHAFLRDALHPA; this is translated from the coding sequence ATGAGCGCCTCCGCCCTCACCCTCACCAACGTGGCCGCCGGGCACGACGGCCATGTGTCGGTCAGCGACGTGACGCTGTCGGTGCCGGCCGGCGCCAAGGTGGCGGTGATCGGCCCCAACGGCGCAGGCAAGTCCACCCTGCTCAAGACCATCGCCGGCGAGCTGCCGGCCATGACCGGCCAGCTGCGTCGCTGCGAGACCTGCGCGCGCATGGGCTACCTGCCCCAGACCGCCACGGTGGACACCCGCTTCCCGATCAGCGTGTACGAGTTCGTGGCCATGGGCGAATGGGGCCGGCTGGGCCTGTTCGGGCGCCTGCGCCCGGCCATGCGCCAGCGCATCGACCAGGCCCTCGAGCGCACCGGCCTGAGCGCCATGGCCCGCCGGCCCATCGGCGTGCTCTCCGGCGGCCAGCTGCAACGCGCCCGCTTTGCCCGGTTGATGCTGCAGGACGCCGCCCTGCTGCTGCTCGACGAGCCCTTCGCCGGGGTCGACCGGCCCACCCGCGACGCCCTCATGACGCTCATCGACGCATGGCACGACGAGGGCCGCACCTGCCTGGTGGTGCTGCACGACGTGGAGCTGGTGCGCCAGCGCTTCGAGTGGTGCCTGTCGGTGGACGACGGCCACGCCCAGCTCACGCCCACCGCGGAGCTGCTCACCCTGCGCCCGACCCCGGTGGGCGACGCGCCGGCCCGCCACGCCTTCCTGCGCGACGCCCTGCACCCGGCATGA
- a CDS encoding Fur family transcriptional regulator, with protein sequence MDAPSRAETLIAEHGGRVTRTRVAVLEVLLAADRSLSHDEIAAALTAQGIRHDRVTLYRTLDWLVDAGVAHRMTGGDERTRRFGVAATAPHEHAHFHCDRCGKVVCLEGLAPAVAVNLPGGYELDRAELVLHGACPTCGKTS encoded by the coding sequence GTGGACGCTCCTTCGCGCGCAGAAACCCTCATTGCCGAGCACGGCGGCCGTGTCACCCGCACCCGCGTGGCGGTGCTGGAGGTGCTGCTCGCGGCCGACCGCTCGCTCTCCCACGACGAGATCGCGGCCGCGCTCACCGCACAGGGCATCCGCCATGACCGGGTGACCCTGTACCGCACGCTGGACTGGCTGGTGGACGCCGGCGTCGCCCACCGCATGACCGGCGGCGACGAGCGCACCCGCCGCTTCGGCGTGGCCGCCACCGCGCCACACGAGCATGCGCACTTCCACTGCGACCGCTGCGGCAAGGTGGTGTGCCTGGAGGGGCTGGCCCCGGCGGTGGCGGTGAATCTGCCCGGGGGCTATGAGCTCGACCGCGCCGAGCTGGTGCTCCACGGGGCTTGCCCGACCTGCGGAAAGACGAGTTGA
- a CDS encoding TonB-dependent receptor: MNRHTLTTAALVALVGGPALAHAAGSDDLQALRDEIAAIRHSYDARIAELEARLKQAEAHADAAGRTAARADDTARQVAARSTTRPAAANAFNPAVSLILSGTYGNFSRDPSSYRIGGFIPGGDEIGPGERGFSLAESELAISANIDPWFYGGLNLALTPENEAEVEQAFVQTTSLPHGLTLKAGRFFSGIGYLNEQHAHTWDFVDAPLAYQAFLGKQFGDDGVQLKWLAPTDLFLEFGAELGRGRNFPGSDRGINGAGAQAVFAHVGGDVGVSHSWRAGLSLLRTTPRDRAYEDVDHGVVNAVSGTSRLWIADFVWKWAPNGDATHTNAKLQGEYFRRKEDGSLVYDVDGAASEGRYASSQSGWYLQGVYQFMPRWRTGLRYDRLNSGSTHYGANAGVLDASGYDPTRLSLMVDWSPSEFSRWRVQVARDKARRDAPDTQLMLQYLMSLGAHGAHRY, from the coding sequence ATGAACCGACATACCCTCACCACCGCGGCCCTCGTGGCGCTGGTGGGTGGCCCGGCGCTGGCCCACGCCGCCGGGTCCGACGACCTGCAGGCGCTCCGAGACGAGATCGCCGCTATCCGCCACAGCTACGATGCGCGCATCGCCGAGCTCGAAGCGCGCCTCAAGCAGGCCGAGGCGCACGCCGACGCTGCTGGCCGCACCGCCGCGCGGGCTGATGACACCGCCCGCCAGGTGGCGGCGCGCAGCACCACGCGGCCGGCGGCCGCCAACGCCTTCAACCCGGCGGTGTCGCTGATCCTCTCCGGCACCTATGGCAACTTCTCCCGCGACCCCTCCAGCTACCGCATCGGCGGCTTCATCCCCGGTGGCGACGAGATCGGCCCGGGCGAGCGCGGCTTCAGCCTCGCCGAATCCGAGCTGGCCATTTCCGCCAACATCGACCCGTGGTTCTACGGCGGCCTCAACCTGGCGCTCACCCCGGAGAACGAGGCCGAGGTGGAGCAGGCCTTCGTGCAGACCACCTCGCTGCCCCACGGGCTCACCCTCAAGGCCGGGCGCTTCTTCTCCGGCATCGGCTACCTCAACGAGCAGCACGCCCACACCTGGGACTTCGTCGATGCGCCGCTGGCCTACCAGGCCTTCCTCGGCAAGCAGTTCGGCGACGACGGCGTGCAGCTCAAGTGGCTGGCGCCCACCGACCTGTTCCTCGAGTTCGGTGCCGAGCTCGGCCGCGGACGCAATTTTCCGGGCTCGGACCGCGGCATCAACGGTGCCGGCGCCCAGGCCGTGTTCGCCCATGTGGGCGGCGACGTGGGCGTGAGCCACAGCTGGCGCGCCGGGCTGTCGCTGCTGCGCACCACGCCGCGCGACCGCGCGTACGAGGATGTGGACCACGGCGTGGTCAACGCCGTCTCTGGCACCAGCCGCCTGTGGATCGCCGACTTCGTGTGGAAGTGGGCACCCAACGGCGACGCCACCCACACCAACGCCAAGCTTCAGGGCGAGTACTTCCGCCGCAAGGAGGACGGCTCGCTCGTCTATGACGTGGACGGCGCCGCCAGCGAGGGGCGTTACGCCTCGAGCCAGTCCGGCTGGTATCTGCAGGGCGTCTACCAGTTCATGCCGCGCTGGCGCACCGGCCTGCGCTACGACCGCCTCAACTCGGGCAGCACCCACTACGGCGCCAACGCCGGCGTGCTCGATGCGTCCGGCTACGACCCCACGCGCCTGTCGCTGATGGTCGACTGGTCGCCCAGCGAGTTCTCCCGCTGGCGGGTGCAGGTGGCGCGCGACAAGGCCCGCCGCGACGCACCCGACACCCAGCTGATGTTGCAGTACCTGATGAGTCTGGGCGCCCACGGCGCCCACCGCTATTGA
- a CDS encoding metal ABC transporter substrate-binding protein encodes MKRTLLAACAALLTLVAPASHAALRAVACEPEWGALLRELGGDRVAVYVATTALQDPHHIQARPSLIASVRRAGLVVCTGAELEVGWLPILLRQAGNPAVQPGQPGYFEAADAVRMLEVPTRLDRADGDVHPGGNPHIQTDPRNIAAVAGALAARLARVDPANAAFYQARAADFARRWQAAITRWEAAAAPLRGLAVVVHHKAFPYLEDWLGLVEVAQLEPKPGVEPSSGHLAEVLQGLKQHPAKLVLRTPYNDARASEWLAQRAGLVAVMLPNTVGGDDRASDLFGLFDDTIDRLLKAVAQ; translated from the coding sequence ATGAAACGGACTTTGCTTGCGGCCTGCGCCGCCTTGCTGACCCTCGTCGCCCCCGCCAGCCACGCCGCGTTGCGCGCGGTGGCCTGCGAACCGGAATGGGGCGCCCTGCTGCGCGAACTCGGCGGCGACCGGGTGGCGGTCTATGTGGCCACCACCGCGCTGCAGGACCCGCACCACATCCAGGCCCGCCCCAGCCTGATCGCCTCGGTGCGCCGTGCCGGCCTGGTGGTGTGCACCGGCGCCGAGCTGGAGGTGGGCTGGCTGCCCATCCTGCTGCGCCAGGCCGGCAACCCGGCGGTGCAGCCGGGGCAGCCGGGCTACTTCGAGGCCGCCGACGCGGTGCGCATGCTCGAGGTGCCCACCCGGCTCGATCGCGCCGACGGCGACGTGCATCCCGGCGGCAACCCCCACATCCAGACCGACCCGCGCAACATCGCCGCCGTGGCCGGTGCGCTGGCCGCGCGGCTGGCCCGGGTGGACCCGGCCAACGCCGCCTTCTACCAGGCCCGCGCGGCGGACTTCGCCCGGCGCTGGCAGGCGGCCATCACGCGCTGGGAGGCGGCCGCCGCCCCGCTCCGGGGCCTGGCGGTGGTGGTCCATCACAAGGCCTTCCCCTACCTGGAAGACTGGCTCGGCCTCGTGGAGGTGGCGCAGCTGGAGCCCAAGCCCGGCGTGGAGCCCAGCAGCGGCCATCTGGCCGAAGTGCTCCAGGGGCTCAAACAGCATCCGGCGAAGCTGGTGCTGCGCACGCCCTACAACGATGCGCGCGCCTCCGAGTGGCTGGCACAGCGGGCCGGGCTGGTGGCGGTGATGCTGCCGAACACCGTGGGCGGCGACGATCGCGCGAGCGACCTGTTCGGCCTCTTCGACGACACCATCGACCGGTTGTTGAAGGCGGTGGCCCAATGA
- a CDS encoding metal ABC transporter permease yields the protein MTLAGLDWSILGPALLAGLLVLATHVPLGMQVLDKGIVFIDLAIAQVAGIGVIAADALGWEPQGLAVQVAAAGAAVLGALALTWSEKRWPQVQEALIGVLFVLASCTGILLLAGNPHGGEHLKDLLVGQILWVSMAQLTPVAALTAGVLALWFGLGRRLGRLGFYLLFALSVTASVQLVGVYLVFTSLIVPALATRRLTGTRRLATAYLIGVAGYALGLALSAVFDLPSGRWWYWPWPRWRWGSGLRCRRVGGGSRGCCRRCVEWIGVPFRLC from the coding sequence ATGACCCTCGCCGGCCTCGACTGGAGCATCCTCGGGCCGGCGCTGCTCGCTGGCCTGCTGGTGCTCGCCACCCATGTGCCCCTGGGCATGCAGGTGCTCGACAAGGGCATCGTCTTCATCGACCTGGCCATCGCCCAGGTGGCCGGCATCGGCGTCATCGCCGCCGACGCCCTGGGCTGGGAACCGCAGGGCCTCGCGGTGCAGGTGGCCGCGGCGGGCGCCGCCGTGCTCGGCGCGCTCGCCCTCACCTGGAGCGAAAAGCGCTGGCCCCAGGTGCAGGAAGCGCTCATCGGCGTGCTCTTCGTGCTCGCCTCCTGCACCGGCATCCTGCTGCTGGCCGGCAACCCCCACGGCGGCGAGCATCTGAAAGACCTGCTGGTCGGCCAGATCCTGTGGGTCTCCATGGCACAGCTCACGCCGGTGGCGGCGCTCACCGCGGGGGTGCTGGCGCTGTGGTTCGGCCTCGGCCGCCGCCTCGGGCGGCTGGGCTTCTACCTGCTCTTCGCCCTGTCGGTGACCGCCTCGGTGCAACTGGTGGGCGTCTACCTCGTGTTCACCAGCCTCATCGTCCCGGCGCTGGCCACCCGCCGCCTCACCGGCACCCGCCGGCTCGCCACGGCCTACCTCATCGGCGTCGCCGGCTATGCGCTCGGCCTCGCCCTGTCGGCCGTGTTCGACCTGCCCTCGGGGCGGTGGTGGTACTGGCCATGGCCGCGGTGGCGGTGGGGGTCGGGTTTGCGCTGTCGGCGCGTGGGCGGGGGGTCGAGGGGGTGTTGTAGACGCTGCGTTGAGTGGATTGGGGTGCCGTTTCGCCTATGCTAA
- a CDS encoding lysozyme family protein, translating to MTLDPRVRQQVARKLETFEGRVNHFYLDQLGNVTVGIGHYIPDRDAVANITMETAATGQAPVSATLAEKRDDYDRVSGAPVGYTAPYYGQVACLRMPAAEINRLRDQHIQRFHAHLRAIYARARGYRHDFDQFPLAVQMALFDLIFNLGPSRVVNVFPRLDAAIRAEDWAQAAAESNRPQVQPARNHYVRQLFMTAAGATVACVPFC from the coding sequence ATGACCTTGGACCCGAGAGTTCGGCAGCAGGTGGCCCGCAAGCTCGAGACCTTCGAGGGGCGGGTCAATCACTTTTATCTGGATCAGCTTGGCAACGTGACAGTCGGCATCGGTCATTACATCCCGGATCGGGATGCCGTAGCGAATATCACCATGGAGACCGCCGCAACCGGTCAGGCGCCGGTGTCAGCGACGCTCGCTGAAAAGCGGGATGACTATGATCGAGTTAGCGGGGCGCCCGTAGGCTACACGGCGCCGTATTATGGTCAGGTGGCCTGCTTGCGTATGCCGGCAGCGGAAATCAACCGCTTGCGCGATCAGCACATTCAGCGTTTCCATGCGCACTTGCGAGCGATCTACGCCCGCGCCCGCGGCTATCGCCACGATTTCGATCAGTTCCCCTTGGCGGTGCAGATGGCCTTGTTCGATCTGATCTTCAACCTTGGACCGAGCCGGGTGGTCAACGTATTTCCCCGGCTGGACGCGGCCATCCGTGCCGAAGACTGGGCACAGGCGGCGGCCGAGTCCAATCGGCCCCAAGTGCAACCCGCCCGCAATCACTATGTCCGTCAGCTGTTCATGACGGCCGCCGGAGCCACCGTGGCATGCGTACCGTTCTGCTGA
- a CDS encoding CobW family GTP-binding protein, translating to MTTPTHPIPTNIITGFLGVGKTTAINTLLENRPAGESWAVLVNEFGQVGIDQEMMPDGDGLHIKELAGGCICCALGPSLRATVKDLIELARPDRLIIEPTGIGHPEGIIDALTGPTFKDRLDLRATVCLLDPRVLGDEAVLDNNVFHDQLNLADVVLINKCDVAEEAQIAAAEASLGNMFPLKQHVGRTTRGVIAPALLDLVRNGELESQFPEAHAQTLQPAPGGTHPYQQKRSRARKADSVPAPSPAPGQPICETGQGAGLFTCGWVFHRDDCFDFWKLEAVLSALESVNRIKGVIRIGDAWVFYNRVGHEHDFDKVAYRRDSRIEIISSTALDWDGIEKDMLGCLEA from the coding sequence ATGACAACCCCGACCCACCCCATCCCCACCAACATCATCACCGGCTTCCTCGGCGTCGGTAAAACCACTGCCATCAACACCCTGCTCGAGAACCGCCCCGCGGGCGAATCCTGGGCCGTGCTGGTGAACGAGTTCGGGCAGGTGGGCATTGACCAGGAGATGATGCCGGACGGGGATGGGCTGCATATCAAGGAGTTGGCGGGCGGGTGTATCTGCTGTGCGCTGGGGCCGTCCCTGCGGGCGACGGTGAAAGACCTGATCGAGCTGGCCCGGCCGGACCGGCTGATCATCGAGCCCACCGGCATCGGCCACCCGGAGGGCATCATCGATGCGCTCACCGGGCCGACCTTCAAGGACAGGCTCGACCTGCGCGCCACCGTGTGCCTGCTCGACCCCCGGGTGCTCGGGGACGAGGCCGTGCTGGACAACAATGTCTTTCACGACCAGCTCAACCTGGCCGATGTGGTGCTGATCAATAAATGCGATGTGGCCGAGGAGGCGCAGATTGCCGCCGCCGAAGCCAGCCTGGGCAACATGTTCCCGCTCAAGCAGCATGTGGGCCGTACCACCCGCGGCGTGATCGCCCCCGCCCTGCTCGACCTGGTGCGCAACGGCGAACTGGAATCGCAATTCCCCGAGGCCCATGCCCAGACCCTCCAACCGGCACCGGGCGGCACCCACCCCTACCAGCAGAAACGCAGCCGGGCGCGAAAAGCCGACTCAGTCCCCGCCCCATCCCCCGCCCCCGGCCAGCCGATCTGCGAGACCGGCCAGGGCGCCGGCCTGTTCACCTGCGGCTGGGTGTTCCACCGGGACGACTGCTTCGATTTCTGGAAGCTGGAAGCGGTGCTCAGTGCGCTGGAGTCCGTCAACCGCATCAAGGGCGTCATCCGCATCGGTGACGCCTGGGTGTTCTACAACCGGGTGGGGCACGAGCACGACTTCGACAAGGTGGCCTACCGGCGTGATAGCCGGATCGAGATCATCAGTTCGACAGCGCTGGATTGGGACGGCATCGAGAAAGACATGCTGGGGTGTCTTGAGGCGTGA